The following proteins are encoded in a genomic region of Lytechinus variegatus isolate NC3 chromosome 7, Lvar_3.0, whole genome shotgun sequence:
- the LOC121418759 gene encoding protein piccolo-like isoform X2, which translates to MAEDLLHPGAIVKDRWKVTKKIGGGGFGEIYEALDQVLDECVAIKLESALQPKQVLKMEVAVLKKLQGRDHICKFIGCGRNDQFNYVVMSVQGQNLAELRRAQPRGTFSVSTMLRLGLQILESIESIHEVGFLHRDIKPSNFAIGKAPANTRKVFMLDFGLARQYTNSQGQVRTPRPVAGFRGTVRYASVNAHRNREMGRHDDLWSLFYMLVEFVIGQLPWRKIKDKEQVGLLKEKYDHRLLLKHMPMEFKQILEHIQSLEYADKPDYKCIHSLLDRCMNRKNIKENDAYDWERPPVDGTHNLLPSPTSPARKKGFELPSSPDKKEEKISYPEANIRQANVEIRLVESAHTQPEKVDESQEKQDEEKEVQEEEEDEEEEEEEDQNEEEEEINVSGVTQEKELQEKVTTDVKGSEKMFALRKSKRSQDRKRRLLHKRHKPKIRTMDSHAIMEGEVSTYRGGMEFGVSEREPSIEENLPTMQKSITVPVEMMKKEEKEEKGRPRPEPIGSSAKVETKIDQLVPGKGNGLPPSGRLGKDITPVIQVVKKPDLKAAVDIPTGKESPRKDLGSGLTSRTESTLKGDGLQAKQQNSAFAKPFKSIEPLKEAEPAAVDQKMLIKPETVSTQKQQATILAKSELKEVSPKANADVQTKNVTPSTEPSKTVVTDSPHKLVSSTVDHAKTQPAVTSSGETKPSSAILKPDGVAVLSNEQKNEKLKTPLVEVKKNEIQQVLQKEKPELKVPNSKQQTKDKDRALSPILQKLSGKKEDTSSPQRSVSPKPAEPSTNKQEKVSPQDIKQQMPKPEEKLSVKLNTRALSPVQKAGTDAKQDKPTSQVSFCLSPVKKNAKQEDDRPISPKPANLKVKQQEVPQERSTSPKPFSSPASKQNTTQQPQSNTAQEPKVQSKVELKSNTPFKDKSQTAEKVTPGAGQKTPVAASVQLFSKQLEQKAGVQQKSPELVDTGKRKQGQTAVAEKKPSTIKPQIKEVKGSKPSEQSDVKEKPPAQDVPKVSSTEPIIKRIIAPPGNQKAQQKTVVQETIIAAKVQEKVEKPVVIELKRLKPLSPTKDVTDGGISKKLNVSSSERTQEAAVVVPQRTEAKQVLLEKPCDVPIKKEKDTKQEVKNELIGTFAGESSKKSQLDMVRNASEERHLMEELLMGTISEKDFEEKVELVQKPPTSDDSDSKKKKPWNERPDYSKKKKKQSESSVSQTSSKDINPDKPQDVMQLLMMGCEWDVAEEIPGNSRKSQENEQNETTDTTLKGSVSRFVKSGSDSTAVQGLEMKKKEQTAKVLPNKGNNGRAMMKSPSFSTTIVNEDEDDVFLPPKEQNVQTNSRDGRNIQHRPEPIGAESKPSLPLDMQPKPSQKEEAIRNKPVSKDLKKIETDMNRQSSKDREEMENILSDMTSSIHDDVMSPELSKKSRSEDKHGIKMSSVPVKVKANEIQIKNTTVENKQKDKKPVQRQNSGEKSKSSSETKSAGSSKGRKRMSPVRARQLPETPKKDPNRDSVPGSPRRDGQTAISPELSSPQSRRAVKQPRKLPEVPKILLESKLGQLKQDRSAARPSTGKSQNESPKTPRRHRASRTDTLEESSGMSESSHSVPVRRDQIGDRGIDKSPRQSPATPRRRIYDPSTYAVMQSVSHEEGGNPEVSECATRWQEPSMYMESSARAPLVRESSIDAVRTENDVPAGDHLSSESKAVELSKKSTPSRLKPSAALEQKWHKGEPSSGRRGSFPGIGADQENKSQGYSPQQLRRSLFNRDRGKARSESDPARMLEIANARNEQQKTGIGKNILSKTQDIIVSLKAKLPMFGVKEMKGRSPSPESQDATSAPSDDKESKRTSPTTLNPPEVMVTIPKSPPKSPQSPAKTPLLFSEDEMHSPERPSSPHNSSGVGLDDVFLNTDSPKKKKEKKREGFHVDIDQIDRKVSAEFIPERSDARHGAIPKTKAKLQAAPEDDIHEVVLGAPAGDADSAKKPVRSGPIRDLSPTARAALRAKRQRRRTDPGPEHVYKSKKHHEASTSEGDIKKDKGEPVKGILRRESSSSAQDDTDIKEKGIFSTTESIHGPTSTRRQRLRSNLSGERASSLEEMVESMTESYAAQQQGGEEPMASDSGLSSRLAWEALTPRQRKRREKMLSKQRKPQGPSEKVNECQTPANQLNACTDGIHCHGDSRLTNEDRVPAISDGMHMNSEHDPHENDHHHHHHHHPHHHRQQQPQCNGATHRLSPHDLAATSASFSLVEDMTPLSTPRGGPAGAMQDVQCTRLQRDDGDYSVSRDDSQSSSMSGGSSGIKPKPPGRRPDKSVVSGRSVYHIADL; encoded by the exons GGCGGGATCACATCTGCAAGTTCATAGGCTGCGGTCGCAACGATCAATTCAACTACGTTGTGATGTCCGTCCAGGGTCAGAACCTTGCAGAGCTCCGCCGTGCACAGCCCCGTGGCACCTTCTCCGTCAGCACCATGCTTAGGCTTGGACTGCAGAttcttgaatcaatagaaaGCATACATGAAGTAGGTTTTCTACACAGAGACATCAAACCT AGCAATTTTGCCATTGGTAAAGCTCCAGCTAACACAAGAAAGGTGTTTATGTTAGACTTTGGTCTGGCAAGGCAGTATACCAACTCTCAGGGTCAAGTTAGAACG CCAAGGCCAGTTGCTGGGTTTCGTGGAACTGTTCGCTATGCTTCTGTCAATGCACATAGAAATAGA GAGATGGGTCGTCATGATGATTTGTGGTCATTGTTTTACATGTTGGTAGAGTTTGTCATTGGTCAACTTccatggagaaaaatcaaagacaaG gaacaagtaggcttgttaAAAGAGAAATATGATCATCGTTTACTACTGAAGCACATGCCCATGGAGTTCAAGCAGATATTAGAACATATACAGTCCCTAGAGTATGCAGATAAACCAGATTACAAG tGCATCCATTCCTTGTTAGACCGGTGTATGAACAGAAAGAACATCAAGGAGAATGATGCCTATGATTGGGAAAGACCACCAGTAGATGGAACGCATAACTTGCTTCCTTCTCCAACTAGTCCAGCTCGAAAGAAAGG TTTTGAACTTCCATCAAGTCCAGAcaaaaaggaggagaaaatcAGCTACCCCGAGGCAAACATCCGCCAAGCCAATGTGGAGATCAGACTGGTTGAGAGTGCACATACACAGCCAGAGAAAGTTGATGAGAGTCAGGAGAAACAAGATGAAGAGAAGGAAGtccaggaggaggaggaagatgaggaagaggaagaagaggaagatcaaaatgaagaagaggaggagatcAATGTTTCAGGGGTTACGCAGGAGAAAGAACTTCAAGAGAAAGTAACGACCGATGTGAAAGGAAGCGAAAAGATGTTTGCTCTAAGGAAAAGCAAACGATCGCAAGACAGAAAAAGAAGGTTACTCCATAAGCGACATAAACCCAAGATTCGAACCATGGACAGCCATGCAATCATGGAGGGTGAAGTCAGTACTTACAGAGGTGGAATGGAATTTGGTGTGAGTGAGAGGGAGCCATCAATAGAGGAAAACTTGCCAACCATGCAAAAGAGTATTACTGTCCCTGTGGAAATGATgaagaaggaagagaaagaggagaaagGAAGGCCCAGGCCAGAGCCCATTGGATCATCTGCGAAAGTTGAAACAAAAATAGATCAGTTGGTTCCCGGAAAAGGTAATGGTTTGCCTCCATCCGGACGACTTGGCAAAGATATTACACCTGTGATTCAGGTTGTGAAGAAACCTGACTTGAAAGCAGCTGTTGATATTCCAACTGGAAAAGAATCACCAAGAAAGGATTTAGGAAGTGGTTTAACAAGTAGAACTGAAAGTACTTTGAAAGGTGATGGATTACAAGCTAAACAGCAAAACTCTGCCTTTGCAAAACCATTCAAATCAATAGAACCCCTTAAAGAAGCAGAACCGGCTGCAGTAGACCAGAAAATGCTCATTAAACCAGAGACTGTATCTACCCAAAAACAGCAAGCAACAATCTTAGCCAAGAGTGAATTGAAAGAAGTTAGTCCTAAAGCAAATGCAGATGTACAAACTAAAAATGTAACACCAAGTACCGAACCTTCAAAAACTGTAGTCACTGATTCACCTCATAAACTTGTTTCTTCCACAGTTGATCATGCTAAAACTCAGCCAGCAGTGACCTCTAGTGGTGAAACTAAACCTTCAAGTGCAATTCTAAAACCAGATGGTGTAGCAGTATTgtcaaatgaacaaaaaaatgaaaaactaaaAACACCTCTTGTTGaggtaaagaaaaatgaaattcaacaaGTCCTTCAAAAGGAAAAACCTGAGCTGAAAGTGCCAAACAGCAAACAGCAAACCAAGGACAAAGATAGAGCATTATCACCTATCCTACAAAAATTATCTGGCAAAAAAGAAGACACATCGTCTCCACAGAGAAGTGTTTCTCCTAAGCCAGCAGAACCTTCAACAAACAAACAGGAAAAGGTTTCTCCACAAGATATCAAGCAACAAATGCCAAAACCAGAGGAAAAACTTTCAGTCAAACTAAATACTCGAGCTTTGTCACCTGTGCAGAAGGCTGGAACTGATGCAAAACAGGATAAGCCCACTTCGCAAGTCTCATTTTGTCTGTCTCCTGTGAAGAAAAATGCTAAGCAGGAAGACGACCGACCCATCTCACCAAAGCCAGCAAATTTGAAGGTAAAGCAACAAGAAGTGCCTCAAGAGCGGTCCACCTCTCCAAAGCCATTCAGCAGTCCTGCTTCAAAGCAAAACACTACTCAGCAGCCACAAAGCAATACAGCACAAGAACCAAAGGTGCAATCAAAAGTGGAACTAAAATCAAATACACCTTTTAAGGATAAATCCCAAACAGCTGAAAAAGTTACACCTGGTGCTGGACAAAAGACTCCTGTAGCAGCATCTGTGCAATTATTTTCTAAGCAGCTCGAGCAAAAAGCAGGTGTACAACAGAAGTCACCAGAACTAGTAGACACAGGGAAACGAAAACAAGGACAAACTGCAGTGGCTGAGAAAAAACCTTCTACAATCAAGCCACAAATAAAAGAAGTGAAAGGTAGTAAGCCTTCTGAACAAAGTGATGTCAAAGAGAAACCACCCGCACAAGATGTTCCCAAAGTATCTTCAACGGAACCTATCATCAAGAGAATAATTGCACCCCCTGGGAATCAGAAGGCACAACAAAAAACAGTTGTGCAGGAAACGATAATTGCTGCAAAAGTGCAGGAAAAGGTGGAGAAACCAGTTGTAATTGAACTGAAAAGGTTAAAACCATTATCTCCGACAAAAGATGTAACTGATGGtggaatttcaaagaaattaaatgTGTCTTCATCAGAGAGAACTCAGGAGGCTGCAGTGGTTGTACCACAGAGAACAGAGGCAAAGCAGGTGTTGCTTGAAAAACCCTGTGATGTGCCaattaagaaagaaaaggatacAAAACAAGAAGTGAAAAATGAGTTAATTGGTACCTTTGCTGGTGAGTCATCAAAGAAATCTCAACTGGACATGGTACGTAATGCCTCTGAAGAAAGGCATTTGATGGAAGAGCTTCTAATGGGCACTATTTCAGAAAAGGACTTTGAGGAGAAAGTGGAACTTGTTCAGAAGCCCCCTACAAGTGATGATAGTGATTCCAAGAAAAAGAAGCCATGGAATGAAAGACCGGACtattcaaagaagaagaagaagcagtcTGAAAGCTCAGTGTCGCAAACAAGTAGTAAAGATATTAATCCAGATAAGCCCCAAGATGTTATGCAGCTCTTGATGATGGGTTGTGAGTGGGATGTGGCTGAAGAAATTCCAGGTAACTCCAGGAAGTCACAGGAGAATGAACAGAATGAAACAACAGATACTACACTGAAAGGCAGTGTGTCTAGATTTGTTAAATCAGGAAGTGATTCAACTGCAGTACAAGGGCTggagatgaagaaaaaagaacagACTGCCAAGGTACTGCCTAACAAGGGAAATAACGGAAGGGCAATGATGAAGTCTCCATCATTTTCAACAACTATTGTCAATGAAGATGAGGATGATGTTTTCTTACCTCCAAAAGAACAGAATGTGCAAACAAACAGTAGGGATGGGCGGAATATTCAGCATAGGCCAGAACCTATTGGGGCTGAATCAAAACCATCTTTACCATTGGATATGCAGCCTAAGCCATCTCAGAAAGAAGAGGCAATCAGGAACAAACCAGTCTCAAAAGACTTAAAGAAGATAGAAACAGATATGAATAGGCAATCCTCAAAGGATAGAGAggaaatggaaaatattttgtcaGACATGACAAGTAGCATTCATGATGATGTTATGAGTCCTGAACTCAGCAAAAAGAGCAGAAGTGAAGACAAGCATGGAATCAAGATGTCTAGTGTTCCAGTGAAGGTTAAAGCTAATGAAATACAGATAAAAAATACCACTGTTGAAAACAAGCAGAAGGATAAGAAGCCTGTACAAAGGCAAAACAGTGGTGAAAAAAGCAAGAGTTCTAGTGAAACAAAGTCTGCTGGATCAAGTAAAGGCCGCAAAAGAATGAGTCCAGTTCGTGCTCGACAACTACCTGAAACTCCCAAGAAAGATCCTAACAGAGATTCTGTCCCTGGAAGTCCAAGAAGAGATGGACAAACTGCAATTTCCCCAGAACTTTCAAGTCCTCAAAGTAGGAGAGCTGTTAAACAACCAAGGAAATTACCAGAGGTGCCTAAAATCCTTCTTGAAAGTAAACTTGGACAGTTGAAACAGGATCGCTCAGCAGCAAGACCATCCACTGGAAAGTCTCAGAATGAATCACCAAAGACTCCACGCAGACACAGGGCTTCCAGAACTGATACACTAGAAGAATCTAGTGGCATGTCAGAGAGCAGTCACTCAGTACCTGTCAGAAGAGACCAAATTGGTGACAGAGGAATAGATAAGTCACCCCGTCAATCTCCAGCCACACCCAGGAGACGTATCTATGATCCATCCACTTATGCTGTCATGCAGAGTGTATCACATGAAGAAGGCGGTAACCCTGAGGTCTCTGAATGTGCAACTCGTTGGCAGGAACCAAGCATGTATATGGAGTCTTCTGCCCGTGCCCCATTGGTCCGTGAATCCTCAATTGACGCTGTCAGGACTGAGAATGACGTGCCAGCGGGAGATCACTTGTCTTCTGAATCCAAGGCAGTGGAGTTGAGTAAGAAAAGCACTCCATCACGTTTAAAACCAAGTGCAGCACTAGAGCAGAAGTGGCATAAAGGAGAGCCAAGTTCAGGCCGAAGAGGGTCATTCCCAGGTATTGGAGCAGATCAAGAAAACAAATCACAAGGGTATTCACCTCAACAACTAAGAAGATCATTGTTCAATCGAGACAGAGGAAAAGCAAGATCAGAAAGTGACCCAGCAAGAATGTTGGAGATTGCTAATGCCAGAAATGAACAACAGAAAACGGGTATTGGGAAGAATATTCTTAGCAAAACACAGGATATCATTGTTTCACTGAAAGCTAAGCTTCCCATGTTTGGAGTCAAAGAGATGAAGGGGCGTTCCCCTTCTCCAGAATCACAAGATGCCACATCTGCTCCTTCAGATGATAAAGAATCTAAAAGAACATCACCGACTACCCTTAACCCTCCTGAAGTCATGGTAACCATCCCAAAATCTCCTCCTAAGTCTCCCCAATCTCCTGCAAAAACACCTCTGTTATTTTCTGAAGATGAAATGCATTCTCCAGAAAGACCAAGCTCTCCTCATAATTCGTCAGGAGTTGGACTAGATGATGTATTCCTCAACACTGACTCtccaaagaagaagaaagaaaagaaaagggaaggatTTCATGTTGACATTGATCAAATCGATCGTAAAGTATCGGCTGAATTTATTCCTGAAAGAAGTGATGCAAGACATGGTGCAATACCCAAAACCAAAGCCAAACTTCAGGCTGCACCTGAGGATGATATACATGAGGTTGTTCTTGGTGCACCTGCTGGTGATGCAGATTCTGCAAAAAAGCCAGTAAGAAGTGGTCCAATACGAGACCTGTCTCCCACAGCAAGGGCAGCTTTAAGAGCAAAGAGACAAAGGAGACGAACAGATCCTGGTCCTGAACATGTTTATAAATCCAAGAAGCATCACGAAGCGAGTACTTCTGAGGGAGATATTAAGAAGGATAAAGGAGAACCAGTGAAGGGAATATTGAGAAGGGAAAGTTCATCTTCTGCTCAAGATGATACAGATATCAAGGAAAAGGGAATCTTCTCTACAACAGAATCTATCCATGGACCTACAAGTACAAGGAGGCAACGCCTGAGATCTAATCTGTCGGGTGAACGTGCCTCCTCTTTGGAAGAAATGGTAGAAAGCATGACTGAGTCATATGCTGCTCAGCAGCAAGGAGGAGAGGAGCCTATGGCCAGTGACTCAGGGTTATCATCAAGGCTAGCATGGGAGGCACTGACACCCCGGCAGAGGAAACGAAGAGAAAAAATGCTTTCCAAACAGAGGAAACCTCAGGGTCCTTCCGAAAAAGTGAATGAATGCCAAACTCCTGCCAATCAGTTGAATGCATGTACAGATGGTATCCATTGCCATGGTGATTCCAGACTGACCAATGAAGACAGGGTTCCTGCTATTAGTGATGGAATGCACATGAACAGTGAGCATGATCCTCACGAAAatgaccatcaccatcatcatcatcatcatccccatcatcaccgTCAACAGCAACCTCAGTGCAATGGAGCTACCCATAGACTCTCCCCTCATGACCTTGCAGCCACGAGCGCATCCTTTTCCTTAGTGGAAGACATGACACCTCTTAGCACACCACGTGGAGGACCTGCTGGGGCAATGCAAGATGTCCAATGTACAAGGTTACAGAGGGATGATGGAGACTACTCGGTGTCCAGGGATGACAGTCAGTCATCGTCCATGTCTGGGGGATCATCTGGGATCAAACCTAAACCCCCTGGGAGGAGACCCGACAAGTCTGTTGTCTCAGGAAGGTCAGTCTATCACATTGCTGATCTGTAG